One window of the Natrinema sp. CBA1119 genome contains the following:
- a CDS encoding TIGR03668 family PPOX class F420-dependent oxidoreductase has protein sequence MTPDERAFLERARVGSLATVDEENRPHVVPICFALLERPQVASPTAVTNRTASSESRSADGGANGRIVSAIDEKPKATRDLRRVRNIRTNPQVTVLVDRYREDWSRLAWVQVRGRARILEPEVSGHHSAVHALESKYDQYAAHDLDERPIVSIRVDRTVSWGALEDPEESVEEEWRP, from the coding sequence ATGACGCCCGACGAACGCGCCTTCCTCGAGCGGGCCCGCGTCGGCTCGCTGGCGACGGTCGACGAGGAGAATCGCCCGCATGTGGTGCCGATCTGTTTCGCGCTCCTCGAGCGTCCACAGGTGGCGAGTCCGACGGCTGTGACGAATCGGACGGCCTCGAGCGAGTCACGGAGCGCTGACGGCGGAGCCAACGGCCGAATCGTCTCGGCGATCGACGAGAAGCCGAAAGCGACCCGCGACCTCCGGCGTGTTCGGAATATTCGGACGAACCCGCAGGTGACGGTGCTCGTCGACCGCTATCGCGAGGACTGGTCGCGGCTCGCATGGGTTCAGGTTCGCGGTCGCGCGCGGATTCTCGAGCCTGAGGTCTCAGGACACCATTCAGCCGTGCACGCACTCGAGTCAAAGTACGACCAGTACGCGGCCCACGACCTCGACGAGCGGCCGATCGTTTCGATCCGCGTCGATCGAACCGTTTCGTGGGGCGCGCTCGAGGACCCCGAGGAGAGCGTCGAAGAGGAATGGCGGCCGTGA